A region from the Janthinobacterium agaricidamnosum genome encodes:
- a CDS encoding lysophospholipid acyltransferase family protein produces MRNISLFLRSLLFMIIMIVATIVWACVCFFAAPLSYNKRYWVTSRWNVFILWCAKVICGIRYEVKGAENFPDAPAIVLSKHQSAWETIFLLPSLPRPLVYVFKKEILYIPFFGWAMALLRMIPIDRKQGKHAFKSVVAHGKRRLADGQWIIMFPEGTRIPVGQAGKYKSGGTRLAIATGAVVVPIAHNSGECWPKQSFLKRPGLITVSIGKPISPEGQTPDSMMQQVENWIESEMRVISPHAYNAG; encoded by the coding sequence TTGCGTAATATTTCCCTGTTCCTGCGATCACTGCTGTTCATGATCATCATGATCGTGGCCACCATCGTCTGGGCCTGCGTGTGCTTTTTTGCCGCGCCATTGAGCTACAACAAGCGCTATTGGGTCACCTCGCGCTGGAATGTGTTTATCCTGTGGTGCGCCAAGGTCATTTGCGGCATCCGCTATGAAGTCAAGGGCGCCGAGAACTTCCCGGACGCGCCGGCCATCGTGCTGTCGAAGCACCAGTCGGCATGGGAAACCATCTTCTTGCTGCCCAGCCTGCCCCGTCCGCTCGTATATGTGTTCAAGAAGGAGATCCTGTACATCCCCTTCTTCGGCTGGGCCATGGCGCTGCTGCGCATGATCCCCATCGACCGCAAGCAGGGCAAGCATGCGTTCAAGAGCGTGGTCGCACATGGCAAGCGCCGGCTGGCCGATGGCCAATGGATTATCATGTTCCCTGAAGGTACCCGCATTCCCGTGGGCCAGGCGGGCAAGTACAAGAGCGGCGGCACGCGTCTGGCCATCGCCACGGGCGCCGTGGTGGTGCCGATTGCGCATAATTCAGGCGAGTGCTGGCCCAAGCAGTCATTCCTCAAACGCCCGGGACTGATCACCGTCTCGATAGGCAAACCGATTTCGCCGGAAGGGCAAACCCCGGACAGCATGATGCAACAGGTGGAAAATTGGATAGAATCAGAAATGCGCGTCATTTCGCCTCACGCCTACAACGCTGGCTAG
- a CDS encoding M48 family metallopeptidase: MKTIKVGDQQLDLFAHDVSTSTPPAVRPTAPPAPPVVPPVVAPAPPIVRPAPPPLPSPPRTADGPPLRQLQLGSHLVEFALRRSTRRSIGFMIDDNGLRVTAPKRVTLAEIDNAIRAKQGWIVSKLLERGERKVQRQQRPPVAWVDGAVLPYLGGEITLRLHQAPRHRASFQRDTNELHVWVTPTGSEQQLKEKVKGWFQHEARQLFEARLDLYADKLGVRYDSLSLSSAGTRWGSCTIERKIRLNWRLIHFALPLIDYVVAHELSHLLEMNHSPRFWATVESIYPDYDGAKQALRKRSQELPVLFA, translated from the coding sequence ATGAAGACCATCAAGGTCGGCGACCAACAACTGGATTTGTTCGCGCATGACGTCTCGACCAGCACGCCCCCGGCGGTGCGCCCCACGGCACCGCCAGCGCCGCCCGTGGTGCCACCGGTAGTGGCGCCCGCGCCGCCCATCGTTCGCCCTGCCCCGCCTCCCCTGCCTTCCCCGCCACGCACCGCCGATGGCCCGCCACTGCGCCAGCTGCAGCTGGGCAGCCACCTCGTCGAATTCGCCCTGCGCCGCTCCACGCGCCGTTCCATCGGCTTCATGATCGACGATAACGGTTTGCGCGTCACCGCGCCCAAGCGCGTCACCCTGGCCGAAATCGACAACGCCATCCGCGCCAAGCAAGGCTGGATCGTCTCGAAACTGCTGGAACGGGGCGAGCGCAAGGTACAGCGCCAGCAGCGCCCGCCCGTGGCATGGGTCGATGGCGCCGTGCTACCCTACCTCGGTGGCGAGATCACCTTGCGATTGCACCAGGCGCCGCGCCACCGCGCCAGCTTTCAGCGCGATACCAATGAGCTGCACGTGTGGGTCACGCCCACGGGCAGCGAGCAGCAATTGAAGGAAAAAGTGAAGGGCTGGTTCCAGCACGAGGCTCGCCAGCTGTTCGAAGCACGGCTGGACCTGTATGCGGACAAGCTGGGCGTGCGCTACGATTCGCTGTCGCTGTCGTCGGCCGGCACGCGCTGGGGCAGCTGCACCATCGAGCGCAAGATCCGCCTGAACTGGCGCCTGATCCACTTCGCCCTGCCGCTGATCGATTACGTCGTGGCGCACGAACTGTCGCACCTGCTGGAAATGAACCACAGCCCCCGCTTCTGGGCCACCGTGGAATCGATCTATCCCGATTACGATGGGGCCAAGCAGGCGCTCAGAAAACGCTCGCAGGAGTTGCCGGTGCTGTTCGCGTAA
- the waaA gene encoding lipid IV(A) 3-deoxy-D-manno-octulosonic acid transferase — translation MRLLYTLAWWLALPLVLARLWLRGRQEPGYRQHWGERLGFYGRQPTTATDTIWLHAVSVGETRAAEPLIDALLAAWPRCRIVLTHMTPTGRATGKALFAKHGARLVQSYLPYDTGAMPARFIRHFTPRICILMETEVWPNLIHQCTRYKVPVVLANARLSQRSLGKAQRLGKLIADAARGITLVAAQTQDDADRVRQLGVQDVVVTGSIKFDVVVPEAALATGAALRAAIGARPVLLCASTREGEEQLILDAFTRASLPDDALLLIVPRHPQRFDEVEKLIAAHGLAVQRRSGLAQDDVVAAGTQVLLGDSMGEMFAYYAACDCAFVGGSLLPLGGQNLIEPAALGKPVLIGPHTFNFALVTEQAIAAGGAALVADADALMAQASALLQDPARLSSMGQKALAFASQHRGATPRTIAAIQPLLR, via the coding sequence CGCGGACGCCAGGAACCCGGCTACCGCCAGCACTGGGGCGAGCGCCTGGGCTTTTACGGCCGCCAGCCGACAACGGCTACAGACACCATCTGGCTGCACGCCGTCTCCGTCGGCGAGACGCGCGCGGCCGAGCCGCTGATCGATGCGCTGCTGGCCGCCTGGCCCAGGTGCCGCATCGTCCTCACGCACATGACGCCGACGGGGCGTGCGACGGGCAAGGCGCTGTTCGCCAAACACGGCGCGCGCCTCGTGCAAAGCTATCTGCCCTACGACACGGGCGCCATGCCGGCCCGTTTCATCCGCCATTTCACCCCGCGCATCTGCATCCTGATGGAGACGGAAGTGTGGCCGAATCTGATCCACCAATGCACTCGCTACAAAGTGCCCGTGGTGCTGGCCAACGCGCGCTTGTCGCAGCGTTCGCTGGGCAAGGCGCAGCGTCTGGGCAAGCTGATTGCCGATGCGGCGCGCGGCATCACCCTGGTGGCGGCGCAGACGCAGGACGACGCCGATCGCGTGCGCCAGCTGGGCGTGCAGGACGTGGTGGTCACGGGCAGCATCAAGTTCGACGTCGTCGTGCCCGAGGCGGCCCTGGCGACGGGGGCAGCGCTGCGCGCCGCCATCGGTGCGCGCCCCGTGCTGCTGTGCGCCAGCACGCGCGAAGGCGAAGAGCAGCTGATCCTCGATGCCTTTACCCGCGCCAGCTTGCCCGATGATGCGCTGCTGCTGATCGTGCCGCGCCACCCGCAGCGCTTCGACGAGGTGGAAAAATTGATCGCGGCGCACGGCCTGGCCGTGCAGCGCAGGTCGGGCCTGGCGCAGGACGATGTGGTGGCGGCGGGCACGCAGGTGCTGCTGGGCGACTCGATGGGCGAGATGTTTGCGTACTACGCGGCCTGCGATTGCGCGTTCGTCGGCGGCAGCCTGCTGCCGCTGGGCGGACAAAACCTGATCGAGCCGGCGGCCTTGGGCAAGCCCGTGCTGATCGGCCCGCACACCTTCAATTTCGCGCTGGTCACCGAGCAGGCGATCGCCGCCGGCGGCGCCGCGCTGGTGGCGGATGCCGATGCGCTGATGGCGCAGGCATCTGCCTTGCTGCAGGATCCGGCGCGTTTATCGTCGATGGGTCAAAAGGCGCTGGCGTTTGCCAGCCAGCACCGGGGCGCCACGCCGCGCACCATCGCGGCGATTCAACCGCTGCTGCGGTGA